In Rathayibacter sp. VKM Ac-2762, one DNA window encodes the following:
- a CDS encoding diacylglycerol kinase family protein yields the protein MKAPEKRTVAVVINPSKFDDVGAAEDLVATIARRHGWNEPLWFETSPGDSGAAAARAALEAGPDLVCSMGGDGTVRAVATVLRGTGVPYGLLPSGTGNLLARNLGIPLGSLPEAVEIALLGQDRAIDVGTAAFDDGEERVFMVMGGVGLDAEIMDKTDEELKKRVGWGAYFAAGAPAMFKAGFEVTLTIDGAEEPPQRCFMVLACNCSSVVANIELAAGAVLDDGDLELVLLRRRFGLALDVATGNRNGLASLRQWPGREFSFELDQPVLAELDGDPVGRTRSGRFGVDPSALLVRLPVPTPRSPGLTPHDSVIVDTSAIATLLPGPPSS from the coding sequence GTGAAGGCACCCGAGAAGCGCACCGTCGCCGTCGTGATCAACCCGAGCAAGTTCGACGACGTCGGCGCCGCGGAGGACCTGGTCGCGACGATCGCGCGCCGCCACGGCTGGAACGAGCCGCTCTGGTTCGAGACCAGCCCGGGCGACTCCGGTGCCGCTGCGGCCCGCGCCGCGCTCGAGGCGGGCCCGGACCTGGTGTGCTCGATGGGAGGCGACGGCACCGTCCGCGCCGTCGCCACAGTGCTGCGCGGGACCGGCGTCCCCTACGGCCTGCTGCCCAGCGGCACGGGCAACCTCCTCGCGCGGAACCTCGGGATCCCGCTCGGCTCGCTGCCCGAGGCGGTCGAGATCGCCCTGCTCGGGCAGGACCGCGCCATCGACGTGGGCACGGCCGCGTTCGACGACGGCGAGGAGCGGGTGTTCATGGTGATGGGCGGGGTGGGCCTGGACGCCGAGATCATGGACAAGACGGACGAGGAGCTGAAGAAGCGGGTGGGCTGGGGCGCCTACTTCGCGGCGGGCGCGCCGGCGATGTTCAAGGCCGGATTCGAGGTGACCCTCACGATCGACGGCGCGGAGGAGCCTCCGCAGCGCTGCTTCATGGTGCTGGCCTGCAACTGCAGCTCCGTGGTGGCGAACATCGAGCTGGCCGCGGGCGCGGTGCTCGACGACGGCGACCTGGAGCTGGTGCTGCTGCGTCGGCGCTTCGGCCTCGCGCTGGATGTCGCGACCGGCAACCGCAACGGGCTCGCCTCCCTCCGGCAGTGGCCCGGCCGCGAGTTCTCGTTCGAGCTCGACCAGCCGGTGCTCGCCGAGCTGGACGGGGATCCGGTCGGCCGCACCCGCTCCGGGCGCTTCGGCGTGGATCCGAGCGCCCTCCTCGTGCGCCTGCCGGTGCCGACGCCGCGGAGCCCGGGACTGACTCCGCACGACTCGGTGATCGTCGACACGTCCGCCATCGCGACGCTGCTCCCGGGGCCGCCCTCCTCCTGA
- the hpt gene encoding hypoxanthine phosphoribosyltransferase → MEAADIADDITEVLYTEAEIHERIRDLARAIERDYAGENLLIVGVLRGAVMVMADLARELKLDIVMDWMAVSSYGSGTKSSGVVRILKDLDSDITNRKVLIVEDIIDSGLTLSWLQGNLRSRGAESVEICALFRKPAAAKVEVDVAYVGFDIPNEFVIGYGLDYAERYRNLRDVAVLAPHVYE, encoded by the coding sequence GTGGAAGCAGCCGACATCGCCGACGACATCACCGAGGTCCTCTACACCGAGGCCGAGATCCACGAGCGGATCCGCGACCTGGCCCGCGCCATCGAGCGCGACTACGCGGGCGAGAACCTGCTCATCGTCGGGGTGCTGCGCGGCGCCGTGATGGTGATGGCCGATCTGGCCCGCGAGCTCAAGCTCGACATCGTCATGGACTGGATGGCCGTCTCGTCCTACGGGAGCGGTACCAAGTCCTCCGGCGTCGTGCGGATCCTGAAGGACCTCGACTCCGACATCACGAACCGCAAGGTGCTGATCGTCGAGGACATCATCGACTCCGGCCTCACGCTCTCGTGGCTGCAGGGCAACCTCCGCAGCCGCGGCGCCGAGTCCGTCGAGATCTGCGCGCTGTTCCGCAAGCCCGCGGCCGCCAAGGTCGAGGTCGACGTGGCCTATGTCGGCTTCGACATCCCGAACGAGTTCGTGATCGGGTACGGGCTCGACTACGCCGAGCGCTACCGCAACCTCCGCGATGTCGCCGTCCTCGCCCCGCACGTCTACGAGTAG
- a CDS encoding C40 family peptidase, whose product MADAQTTARTFTPAPRERAWKGRLPLVISAAFAVTAVTASLGITPALADDAKYPSWDDVQNAKKDEASKQAEIDSITGLIASLQTAVDEKSITAMKKAEAWRQAKEALDAAAKAVADLEEKATTASAKAQTSEMRAGLLAAHLSRAAGGDLSASLVAKGKDAGDLLYQLGAMSQLSEQSQKVYADALADKQNAESLGDQADRAVTEHQALSDEADAARKDADAAAESARASLSAQEEKSQELVAQLALLKDSSVEAETQYLAGEQKRQADEAAAQAQAEAEAAAQAQSTARSAQQQSSAQADTAAPSRQTASLPQPAAPQPAQQQPAPAPAQPAAQPVAQPAAQPLPQPVTAPVLVPTSGAVENAISYAMAQLGEEYVLGGMGPDQWDCSGLTKASYASSGIYIGTHSATNQYNTMAGAGKLVPYSQRQRGDLIFWGGGGDYYHVAIYLGNNQIIEAADYGKPVRIWNTWGTPAGMVGRPAA is encoded by the coding sequence TTGGCTGACGCACAGACGACCGCACGCACCTTCACCCCGGCACCCCGGGAGCGCGCCTGGAAGGGCCGCCTCCCGCTCGTCATCTCCGCCGCCTTCGCGGTCACGGCGGTCACCGCGTCCCTCGGCATCACCCCGGCCCTCGCCGACGACGCGAAGTACCCCTCGTGGGACGACGTGCAGAACGCCAAGAAGGACGAGGCGAGCAAGCAGGCCGAGATCGACTCGATCACCGGCCTCATCGCGAGCCTGCAGACCGCGGTCGACGAGAAGTCGATCACCGCGATGAAGAAGGCCGAGGCCTGGCGCCAGGCCAAGGAGGCGCTCGACGCCGCTGCGAAGGCCGTCGCCGACCTCGAGGAGAAGGCGACCACCGCCTCCGCCAAGGCCCAGACCTCGGAGATGCGCGCCGGCCTGCTGGCCGCGCACCTCTCTCGCGCCGCCGGCGGCGACCTCTCCGCCAGCCTCGTGGCCAAGGGCAAGGACGCGGGCGACCTGCTCTACCAGCTCGGCGCGATGTCGCAGCTCTCGGAGCAGTCGCAGAAGGTCTACGCCGACGCCCTCGCCGACAAGCAGAACGCGGAGTCGCTCGGCGACCAGGCCGACCGCGCTGTCACCGAGCACCAGGCGCTCTCGGACGAGGCCGACGCCGCCCGCAAGGACGCCGACGCCGCCGCCGAGTCGGCCCGCGCGTCGCTCTCGGCGCAGGAGGAGAAGTCGCAGGAGCTGGTCGCCCAGCTCGCGCTGCTGAAGGACTCCTCGGTCGAGGCCGAGACCCAGTACCTCGCGGGCGAGCAGAAGCGCCAGGCCGACGAGGCCGCCGCTCAGGCGCAGGCCGAGGCGGAGGCCGCCGCTCAGGCGCAGTCCACCGCCCGCTCCGCCCAGCAGCAGTCCTCGGCGCAGGCCGACACCGCCGCCCCGTCGCGTCAGACCGCGTCCCTCCCGCAGCCCGCCGCGCCGCAGCCCGCGCAGCAGCAGCCCGCTCCTGCTCCGGCCCAGCCCGCTGCTCAGCCGGTCGCCCAGCCGGCGGCTCAGCCGCTCCCGCAGCCGGTGACCGCTCCGGTCCTGGTGCCGACCAGCGGCGCCGTCGAGAACGCGATCTCGTACGCGATGGCGCAGCTCGGCGAGGAGTACGTCCTCGGCGGCATGGGCCCGGACCAGTGGGACTGCTCGGGCCTCACCAAGGCCTCGTACGCGTCCTCGGGCATCTACATCGGCACCCACTCGGCGACGAACCAGTACAACACGATGGCCGGCGCCGGCAAGCTCGTCCCCTACAGCCAGCGCCAGCGCGGCGACCTGATCTTCTGGGGCGGCGGCGGGGACTACTACCACGTGGCCATCTACCTCGGGAACAACCAGATCATCGAGGCCGCCGACTACGGCAAGCCCGTGCGCATCTGGAACACCTGGGGCACGCCCGCCGGCATGGTCGGCCGCCCGGCCGCCTGA
- the tilS gene encoding tRNA lysidine(34) synthetase TilS gives MPDRPRLTPAVADLRRAVRESLDGLAPGALVLVALSGGADSLALAAAVAFEAPRGGRRAGAVIVDHGLQEASAEVARRAAEQAHGLGLAPVLREVVTVSAEGGPEAAARSARYRAFVDALTATGAAAILLGHTLDDQAETVLLGLARGAGAASLHGMAPVSGPLRRPLLGLRRETTRLACSDQGLVPWDDPHNDDPRYSRVRVRNRVLPVLEDELGPGVAQALARTAEQLREDGDALDALALDWALELVGQDEAGHVTVDARGLAADPPALRQRIIRLVVANEFGVALSRSQTLAVAALVTDWHGQKGVDLPGVLATRRGTTLVFAPAAP, from the coding sequence GTGCCCGATCGCCCCCGCCTGACCCCCGCCGTCGCCGATCTGCGGCGGGCGGTGCGCGAGAGCCTCGACGGGCTCGCCCCCGGAGCGCTCGTGCTGGTCGCGCTGAGCGGGGGAGCGGACTCGCTCGCGCTCGCGGCGGCGGTCGCCTTCGAGGCCCCGCGAGGCGGGAGGCGGGCCGGCGCGGTGATCGTCGACCACGGGCTGCAGGAGGCGTCGGCGGAGGTCGCGCGGCGGGCCGCGGAGCAGGCGCACGGGCTGGGGCTCGCGCCGGTGCTGCGCGAGGTGGTGACGGTGTCCGCCGAGGGCGGTCCGGAGGCGGCCGCCCGCAGCGCGCGCTACCGCGCCTTCGTCGACGCGCTGACCGCGACGGGCGCCGCCGCGATCCTCCTGGGCCACACCCTCGACGACCAGGCCGAGACGGTGCTGCTGGGGCTCGCCCGCGGAGCCGGTGCGGCCTCGCTGCACGGGATGGCGCCGGTCAGCGGGCCGCTGAGGCGGCCGCTCCTGGGCCTGCGCCGCGAGACGACCCGTCTCGCCTGCTCCGACCAGGGGCTCGTGCCGTGGGACGACCCGCACAACGACGACCCCCGCTACTCGCGGGTCCGGGTGCGGAACCGCGTGCTGCCCGTGCTGGAGGACGAGCTCGGGCCGGGAGTGGCGCAGGCCCTTGCGCGCACGGCCGAGCAGCTGCGGGAGGACGGGGACGCGCTCGACGCGCTCGCCCTCGACTGGGCGCTCGAGCTGGTGGGCCAGGACGAGGCGGGGCACGTCACGGTCGACGCGCGCGGGCTCGCGGCGGACCCGCCGGCGCTGCGGCAGCGGATCATCCGCCTGGTCGTGGCGAACGAGTTCGGAGTCGCGCTCTCGCGCTCGCAGACGCTGGCGGTCGCCGCGCTGGTCACCGACTGGCACGGCCAGAAGGGCGTCGACCTCCCCGGCGTCCTCGCCACCCGCCGCGGCACCACCCTCGTCTTCGCACCCGCGGCCCCCTGA
- a CDS encoding glycoside hydrolase family 76 protein has protein sequence MSYPTSLRADLEFNYWWLAHAIDAAVDAFERTGDEAHLERARRIHRAIRLRNGGRLVNGYFDDMMWLGGALARLGEASGDPRFLDRADRLWRFAVAKGWNLRHGASLAWRRRQLDYKNAPANGPFAILGARLERLRPDGREELSRAALDWMHVRLRDDDTGFVADGIGREGGSARDDWAFSYNHAVYIGAALALHRLRPDPRLVAHASRTAEDLLDRLAPDGVFVDQGSGDGALFGGIAYRHLVDLATTSGVAPAVAARLRGFVAGSVAALQSSSVRRGVLLAGPRWDAPPSLPATLSAEIGAVLALEASARLDRSPVPSD, from the coding sequence ATGAGCTACCCGACCTCGCTGCGGGCCGACCTCGAGTTCAACTACTGGTGGCTCGCGCACGCGATCGACGCGGCCGTCGACGCCTTCGAGCGCACGGGCGACGAGGCGCACCTGGAGCGGGCCCGGCGGATCCACCGCGCGATCCGCCTCCGCAACGGCGGGCGCCTGGTGAACGGCTACTTCGACGACATGATGTGGCTCGGCGGCGCGCTCGCCCGCCTCGGGGAGGCCTCCGGCGACCCGCGCTTCCTCGACCGGGCCGACCGCCTGTGGCGCTTCGCCGTCGCGAAGGGCTGGAACCTCCGCCACGGGGCGAGCCTCGCCTGGCGCCGCCGGCAGCTGGACTACAAGAACGCGCCCGCGAACGGCCCGTTCGCGATCCTCGGCGCGCGCCTGGAGCGGCTGCGGCCCGACGGCCGGGAGGAGCTCTCGCGCGCCGCCCTCGACTGGATGCACGTGCGCCTCCGCGACGACGACACCGGCTTCGTCGCCGACGGCATCGGCCGCGAGGGAGGCTCCGCGCGCGACGACTGGGCCTTCAGCTACAACCACGCCGTCTACATCGGCGCGGCGCTCGCCCTGCACCGCCTGCGGCCCGACCCCCGCCTGGTCGCCCACGCCTCCCGCACGGCCGAGGACCTGCTGGACCGGCTCGCCCCCGACGGCGTCTTCGTCGACCAGGGATCGGGGGACGGTGCCCTGTTCGGCGGCATCGCCTACCGGCACCTCGTCGACCTCGCCACGACGAGCGGAGTCGCGCCCGCGGTGGCCGCCCGCCTCCGCGGCTTCGTCGCCGGCAGCGTCGCCGCGCTGCAGAGCTCGAGCGTCCGCCGCGGCGTGCTGCTGGCCGGGCCCCGCTGGGACGCGCCTCCGTCGCTGCCCGCCACGCTCTCGGCCGAGATCGGCGCCGTGCTCGCCCTGGAGGCGTCAGCGCGACTGGACCGGTCGCCGGTGCCGTCAGACTGA
- the ppa gene encoding inorganic diphosphatase encodes MAAYDVVVEIPKGSRNKYEVDHETGRVYLDRVLFTSFVYPTDYGYFENTLGLDGDPVDALVLLEYPVFPGVGVSVRPVGVLNMSDEAGSDAKVIVVPAKDPRWQHIQDIGDVPEQTKNEIKHFFERYKDLEPGKWVKVDAWGDAAEAEQIVQDGIKKLAEEGH; translated from the coding sequence ATGGCCGCATACGACGTCGTCGTCGAGATCCCCAAGGGGAGCCGCAACAAGTACGAGGTCGACCACGAGACCGGTCGCGTCTACCTCGACCGCGTGCTCTTCACCTCCTTCGTCTACCCGACGGACTACGGGTACTTCGAGAACACCCTCGGCCTCGACGGCGACCCCGTCGACGCGCTGGTGCTGCTCGAGTACCCCGTCTTCCCGGGCGTGGGCGTCTCCGTCCGCCCGGTCGGCGTGCTCAACATGAGCGACGAGGCCGGCTCCGACGCGAAGGTGATCGTGGTCCCCGCGAAGGACCCGCGCTGGCAGCACATCCAGGACATCGGCGACGTCCCGGAGCAGACGAAGAACGAGATCAAGCACTTCTTCGAGCGCTACAAGGACCTCGAGCCCGGCAAGTGGGTCAAGGTCGACGCGTGGGGCGACGCCGCCGAGGCGGAGCAGATCGTCCAGGACGGCATCAAGAAGCTGGCCGAAGAGGGTCACTGA